The following coding sequences lie in one Peribacillus frigoritolerans genomic window:
- the gloA2 gene encoding SMU1112c/YaeR family gloxylase I-like metalloprotein: protein MKVNKIHHVAIICSDYEKSKNFYVNILGCDIEKETYRSERKSYKLDLIVGGEYQLELFSFPDSPDRPSYPEARGLRHLAFEVEDINQAIEDLENENIPVEPIRVDELTGKRFTFFCDPDDLPLEIYEK from the coding sequence ATGAAGGTAAATAAAATACATCATGTAGCAATAATTTGTTCCGATTATGAAAAATCAAAAAACTTCTATGTGAATATTTTAGGGTGCGATATCGAGAAGGAAACATATCGGTCAGAAAGGAAATCGTATAAATTGGACTTAATCGTAGGAGGGGAATATCAGCTGGAATTGTTCTCATTTCCTGATAGCCCCGATCGTCCTAGTTATCCTGAAGCTAGAGGGCTTAGACACCTTGCTTTTGAAGTGGAAGATATTAATCAAGCGATTGAAGATCTAGAAAATGAAAACATTCCAGTCGAACCTATCCGCGTTGATGAGTTAACAGGAAAAAGGTTTACTTTTTTTTGTGATCCGGATGATTTGCCTCTAGAGATATATGAAAAGTAG
- a CDS encoding DMT family transporter yields the protein MKGIISSIIAGVFISLQGVFNSRMSEELSEWHTTALVHLVGFIFSIIIYLFVRDGRAEGFQEVPILYLLGGMLGVVIVLGEMTAINQIGMSFAIATILIAQLICAFIIDTRGLFGMIKMKVSIQQVIGMAMMLMGVVIFKL from the coding sequence GTGAAAGGGATCATATCTTCCATAATTGCAGGAGTGTTTATTTCATTGCAAGGAGTGTTTAATTCAAGAATGAGTGAGGAGTTAAGTGAGTGGCACACTACCGCGCTTGTACATCTCGTAGGATTTATTTTTTCCATCATCATTTATTTATTCGTCCGTGATGGAAGGGCGGAGGGGTTTCAGGAGGTTCCCATTTTATACCTGCTTGGAGGAATGCTCGGCGTCGTGATTGTGTTAGGAGAAATGACTGCGATCAATCAAATAGGCATGTCTTTCGCAATAGCAACCATTTTAATTGCACAGCTTATATGTGCTTTCATTATCGATACAAGGGGACTATTCGGAATGATCAAGATGAAGGTGTCGATTCAACAAGTTATTGGAATGGCTATGATGTTAATGGGTGTAGTCATATTTAAACTGTAA
- the abc-f gene encoding ribosomal protection-like ABC-F family protein, whose product MKELLKLTNISFEVLDHNIFENVNASVQQGEIIGIIGKNGAGKSTLLQLINNDLEPAHGRIQWLQQDLKVFMVEQEVESHSSEDKTPTEVKLLDKMHVPSHDFLQLSGGEKLKARLAKGLSKDADLLLLDEPTNHLDEASLGFLNEQLKNYRGTIIFVSHDRYFLDAVATKIWSIEDKKLIEHRGNYSSYMEVRKQKRLTQQREYEKQQKMVERIEGQMNEITSWSKKAHSQSTKKEGVKEYYRVKAKRMDAQVKSKQKRLEKELEKAKAEPGESEYTVRFSIKTKNKTGKRFLEVKNLTKTFSGRTLFKNVNFTIQHGEQISIIGPNGSGKTTLLKIILGHETFAGDVWISPSAKIGYLTQEVFDLPFELTPAQLFHKDTFESRGNVQTLMKHLGFTASHWTEPIKNMSMGERVKCKLMEYILEEKDVLILDEPTNHLDLASREQLEETLAQYTGTLIVVSHDRYFLEKTTSSKLVISNHRIQKQLYEPSSSKRDDLEELRLTLETERQEVLGKLSFMTPNDKAYPELDKKFNALTKKINELGDK is encoded by the coding sequence ATGAAAGAACTATTAAAATTAACCAATATCAGCTTTGAAGTATTGGACCATAACATTTTTGAAAATGTTAATGCTAGTGTTCAACAAGGGGAAATCATCGGTATCATTGGCAAAAATGGTGCCGGTAAATCTACGTTGCTGCAATTAATTAACAATGATTTAGAGCCTGCACATGGACGAATCCAATGGCTGCAGCAAGACTTGAAAGTTTTTATGGTTGAACAAGAAGTCGAGTCGCATTCTTCAGAAGATAAGACGCCTACCGAAGTTAAATTACTGGATAAAATGCATGTACCAAGCCATGACTTCCTACAATTAAGCGGAGGAGAAAAACTCAAAGCCCGGCTAGCAAAAGGACTTTCTAAAGATGCAGACCTTTTACTATTAGATGAACCGACGAACCATCTTGATGAGGCCAGTTTAGGATTCCTCAATGAACAACTTAAAAATTATAGAGGTACCATTATTTTTGTTTCGCACGATCGTTATTTTTTGGATGCTGTTGCAACGAAAATTTGGTCAATTGAAGATAAAAAGCTAATTGAGCACAGAGGGAATTATTCTAGTTATATGGAGGTTCGCAAACAGAAAAGACTTACACAACAACGAGAATATGAAAAACAGCAAAAAATGGTTGAACGGATCGAGGGACAAATGAATGAAATTACTTCTTGGTCAAAAAAAGCCCATTCACAATCGACGAAAAAGGAAGGAGTTAAGGAATACTATCGCGTGAAAGCGAAGCGAATGGATGCACAGGTAAAATCTAAACAAAAGCGTCTTGAAAAAGAGCTTGAAAAAGCAAAAGCTGAACCTGGTGAATCAGAATATACTGTACGCTTTTCAATTAAAACAAAAAACAAGACGGGAAAACGTTTTTTGGAAGTTAAGAATTTAACGAAGACTTTTAGCGGGCGAACACTGTTTAAAAACGTCAATTTCACGATTCAGCATGGTGAGCAGATTTCCATTATAGGTCCAAACGGCAGCGGAAAGACGACATTATTAAAAATAATTCTTGGACATGAAACTTTTGCGGGCGATGTATGGATTTCACCATCTGCAAAAATAGGCTATTTGACGCAAGAAGTGTTTGATTTACCATTTGAACTTACACCCGCCCAGCTTTTTCATAAAGATACTTTTGAGTCAAGAGGGAACGTTCAAACTTTAATGAAGCATTTAGGCTTCACGGCTTCTCATTGGACAGAACCCATTAAGAATATGAGTATGGGTGAACGGGTGAAATGTAAGTTAATGGAATATATATTAGAAGAAAAAGATGTGCTTATTTTGGATGAGCCGACAAATCATCTGGACTTAGCTTCACGGGAACAACTTGAAGAAACCTTAGCACAGTATACTGGAACGCTAATCGTCGTTTCGCATGATCGATATTTTCTCGAAAAAACGACAAGCAGCAAACTTGTCATTTCGAATCATCGCATACAAAAACAATTGTATGAACCATCATCCTCAAAAAGAGATGATTTGGAAGAACTGCGATTAACACTTGAAACAGAAAGACAGGAAGTTTTGGGAAAGCTTAGCTTTATGACTCCAAACGATAAAGCGTACCCAGAACTCGATAAGAAGTTTAATGCGCTTACGAAAAAAATAAACGAACTTGGTGACAAATGA
- a CDS encoding MFS transporter, with protein sequence MNKLAFGQNPKMILLLLFAGNLFSALDRFVINYGIVHISDDLQLSASSTGLILSVFFLGYAIMQIPGGWMADRFGARIVLIVSVFSFTIFTSLTGLAWSFVSLLVIRFMFGLGEGSFFPAGAKMISVSIAEEKRSRAMSLFLSALTVAGVISPILAATLLVSIGWRMMFGIIGIFGFTIGLLYLFLLKPRVGSQGPREVDSLTEVPVKGSFIKLFKTPLVLSLMAASFAYGFISWGVMSWMPTYLVQERGLNLISMGLLQMIPAIASVAFYIIAGYVLDKVKVGREKWIGGFSGLGLALFVYLMFHAETVTGVIIYQTIIPIFSAALSTIIFSLPLKYLPEAIGGSAVGVVNLGMQVAGFIAPLTIGFVIDAFDGSFNGAVWLLVSFGVVCFIAFMTLKSGKENFMTENPQTIPAVK encoded by the coding sequence GTGAACAAATTAGCATTCGGTCAAAATCCAAAAATGATTTTGTTATTACTTTTTGCAGGTAATTTGTTCTCGGCACTGGATCGCTTTGTCATTAATTATGGGATTGTCCATATATCTGATGACCTCCAATTGAGCGCATCCTCCACAGGTCTGATATTAAGCGTCTTCTTTTTAGGATATGCAATTATGCAGATCCCCGGCGGTTGGATGGCCGATCGTTTCGGCGCTAGAATCGTGCTTATTGTCTCTGTCTTTAGTTTTACCATTTTTACCAGTCTAACAGGATTGGCATGGTCTTTTGTATCGTTGTTGGTCATTCGTTTTATGTTCGGATTGGGGGAAGGAAGTTTCTTTCCTGCTGGGGCCAAAATGATATCAGTGTCCATCGCGGAAGAAAAGCGATCCCGGGCAATGTCTTTGTTTCTTTCCGCACTCACTGTTGCGGGTGTCATTTCACCCATTCTAGCAGCCACTCTGCTTGTTAGTATCGGATGGAGGATGATGTTTGGCATTATTGGGATTTTCGGGTTTACGATTGGGTTACTATATTTGTTCTTATTAAAACCAAGAGTAGGGAGTCAGGGCCCGCGAGAAGTAGATTCCTTAACGGAAGTTCCTGTCAAGGGTTCTTTTATTAAGCTGTTTAAAACCCCCTTGGTCCTTAGTTTGATGGCTGCCTCGTTTGCATATGGTTTCATCAGCTGGGGAGTGATGTCATGGATGCCAACCTACTTGGTGCAGGAACGTGGCCTGAATTTAATTTCCATGGGTCTTTTACAGATGATCCCTGCAATAGCGTCGGTGGCTTTCTATATTATCGCCGGTTATGTACTGGATAAAGTGAAAGTTGGTCGGGAAAAATGGATAGGGGGCTTTAGTGGATTAGGTCTAGCATTATTCGTGTATCTCATGTTTCATGCAGAAACGGTAACGGGAGTTATCATCTATCAAACCATAATACCTATATTTTCCGCAGCTCTATCCACTATTATATTTAGTCTGCCGCTGAAGTATTTACCGGAAGCAATCGGAGGTTCTGCAGTTGGTGTGGTCAATTTAGGGATGCAAGTAGCTGGCTTCATTGCTCCTTTAACGATCGGTTTTGTCATAGACGCTTTTGATGGATCGTTTAATGGAGCTGTTTGGTTATTGGTTTCATTCGGAGTCGTTTGTTTTATCGCTTTTATGACCTTGAAATCGGGTAAGGAAAATTTCATGACTGAAAATCCACAAACAATTCCTGCTGTAAAATAG
- a CDS encoding SDR family NAD(P)-dependent oxidoreductase, giving the protein MRLENKVAIITGGASGIGASTAQLFAEEGAKVVIADFADHGQAVSEELNGKGYDTLFVKTDVTNENDVKNMIEETVNKYGKLDIMFANAGIARDGNIHELSYEQWQKTIDINLSGVFLSDKYAIEQMQKQDTGGAIVNTGSIHSHAGKPGVTAYSAAKGGVKLLTQTLGSTYAKDGIRVNAVCPGYIDTPLIAEAQGEIRQGLIDLHPIGRLGRAEEVAKAVLFLASDDASFVTGTSLIVDGGYTAV; this is encoded by the coding sequence ATGAGATTAGAAAATAAAGTGGCTATCATAACAGGGGGAGCAAGCGGGATTGGAGCAAGCACGGCTCAATTATTTGCAGAAGAAGGAGCAAAGGTGGTCATTGCCGATTTTGCTGATCATGGACAGGCTGTGTCAGAAGAGTTAAATGGAAAAGGGTATGATACTCTTTTTGTTAAAACTGACGTGACGAATGAAAATGACGTAAAGAATATGATCGAAGAGACGGTTAATAAATATGGAAAACTGGATATCATGTTCGCAAACGCAGGAATTGCAAGAGACGGAAACATTCATGAGTTAAGCTATGAGCAATGGCAAAAAACAATTGATATTAATTTATCCGGTGTCTTCCTATCCGATAAATATGCGATAGAGCAAATGCAAAAACAAGATACTGGCGGCGCCATTGTCAATACAGGTTCCATCCATAGCCATGCAGGGAAACCGGGGGTAACAGCCTATTCTGCTGCGAAAGGTGGGGTCAAACTATTAACACAAACGTTAGGTTCGACTTATGCGAAAGATGGCATTCGTGTCAATGCAGTTTGCCCTGGATATATAGATACTCCACTTATTGCCGAAGCACAAGGTGAAATAAGACAAGGTTTGATCGATTTACATCCAATCGGCCGTTTAGGCAGAGCGGAAGAAGTGGCGAAAGCCGTTCTCTTTCTTGCTAGTGACGATGCATCATTTGTTACAGGCACAAGTCTTATTGTCGACGGCGGATATACCGCAGTTTAA
- a CDS encoding Crp/Fnr family transcriptional regulator: MKKLKNSSGLNKYLEQYELNMIFSEELKEKISLYQFHNGEILCSKGEDIHYMYFLVKGKVKIFTTSPEGKSLIVRFKTPLALIGDVEYIKGMEVLHTVEAVSEGYVIGIHFDDLRTMETNRYEFLHFLLEIVTQKFYTESHAASLNRLYPVEVRLASYLLSLSSEGSGSMFHKEMNTSNLTEIADLIGTSYRHLNRVIHKLCGEGIIQRKKGILYIKDLSRLRERAEGNIYE, translated from the coding sequence TTGAAAAAATTAAAAAATAGTTCAGGTCTCAATAAATATCTCGAACAATATGAGCTGAATATGATTTTTTCTGAAGAATTGAAGGAGAAAATATCTCTCTATCAATTCCATAATGGAGAAATTTTATGTTCAAAGGGTGAGGATATTCATTATATGTATTTTCTCGTAAAGGGAAAGGTGAAGATTTTTACAACTTCACCCGAAGGAAAATCGTTAATTGTTCGGTTTAAAACGCCATTGGCCCTTATTGGAGATGTGGAATATATAAAAGGGATGGAAGTACTCCATACAGTTGAGGCAGTCAGTGAAGGTTATGTAATCGGTATTCATTTTGATGATTTACGAACGATGGAAACGAACCGATATGAGTTTTTGCATTTTTTATTGGAGATTGTTACACAAAAATTTTACACAGAATCCCATGCCGCAAGTTTGAACAGGCTCTACCCTGTCGAAGTACGTCTTGCAAGCTATCTGTTATCTCTTTCATCAGAAGGGAGCGGCTCCATGTTTCATAAAGAAATGAACACTTCGAATCTGACCGAAATAGCAGACCTCATAGGAACAAGCTATCGGCACTTAAATCGTGTCATCCATAAACTCTGTGGAGAAGGTATCATTCAAAGAAAAAAAGGAATTCTTTATATTAAAGATTTATCGCGGCTGCGGGAAAGGGCGGAGGGCAATATATATGAATGA
- a CDS encoding H-type small acid-soluble spore protein — translation MDAKRVKQILSSSSDIEVRYNGTSVWIDNLNEDGRTATVHLRGPLEERSDVAIDELKEI, via the coding sequence ATGGATGCTAAGCGTGTAAAGCAGATTCTTTCGTCTTCATCTGACATTGAGGTTAGATATAATGGCACTTCTGTTTGGATTGATAATTTAAATGAAGATGGAAGAACGGCTACAGTACATCTAAGAGGGCCATTAGAGGAAAGATCAGACGTAGCAATAGACGAACTTAAAGAAATATAA
- a CDS encoding DMT family transporter yields MQGIMFAVVAGVFISLQTVLNTRVSEKVGAWATTTIVLGLGFISSLSIFTIMDDSSLLAIGHINKLYLLSGVLGVVLVYCIMQAIRLLGPAYAISIVLVAQLTMAVLIDTLGWFGFERAPLTLNKLIGIGIMISGIIMFKMKKNLVQQLKESSFFK; encoded by the coding sequence ATGCAAGGAATTATGTTTGCCGTAGTAGCTGGTGTCTTCATCAGTCTGCAAACGGTCCTTAACACTAGAGTTAGTGAAAAGGTAGGAGCTTGGGCAACAACCACGATTGTTCTCGGGCTTGGTTTTATCTCATCACTATCCATTTTCACCATCATGGATGATTCGAGCCTGTTAGCGATTGGGCACATAAACAAGCTGTATCTATTAAGTGGAGTCTTGGGAGTTGTGCTCGTCTATTGCATCATGCAGGCAATCCGGCTCCTAGGACCGGCCTATGCCATATCAATTGTACTTGTCGCGCAACTGACGATGGCAGTTCTGATTGACACCTTAGGGTGGTTCGGATTTGAAAGAGCCCCGTTAACCCTAAATAAATTGATCGGGATCGGGATCATGATATCGGGAATCATTATGTTTAAGATGAAAAAGAACCTTGTCCAACAATTGAAAGAGAGTTCCTTTTTCAAATAA
- a CDS encoding GH25 family lysozyme has product MEYIKGIDVSHWQGAINWGDVAKAGVKFVFIKATEGTSYSKLSYFKDNAPLALAAGLKVGAYHYAKFATVAEAKAEAVYFLDSISSFALNYPVVLDLEENKKKANKKTLTDAAIAFLEAIEKAGYTAMLYTGKYFLENTLDESRLKNYAFWIARYNRTLGRSTDIWQHSDSGKVSGISTKVDLNIAYRDFTNTINTFRTHESRALKTETITTYTVTKGDTLSFIAKKHKTTVKSLVSLNGIKDPDKIYIGQKLRLK; this is encoded by the coding sequence ATGGAATATATCAAGGGAATCGATGTTTCACATTGGCAAGGTGCTATAAATTGGGGGGACGTTGCAAAGGCAGGCGTGAAGTTCGTTTTCATTAAAGCAACAGAGGGAACGAGTTATTCTAAGCTATCCTATTTCAAAGATAATGCACCACTAGCATTGGCAGCGGGATTGAAAGTCGGGGCCTATCATTATGCAAAGTTTGCAACTGTTGCAGAAGCAAAGGCTGAGGCTGTTTATTTTTTAGATTCAATCAGCTCTTTTGCTTTAAATTATCCTGTCGTTCTCGATCTTGAGGAAAATAAAAAAAAGGCAAATAAAAAAACGCTGACCGATGCCGCAATCGCTTTTTTAGAAGCCATTGAAAAAGCTGGATACACGGCTATGCTGTATACTGGTAAATACTTTCTCGAAAATACTTTAGATGAATCAAGGTTGAAGAATTACGCTTTTTGGATTGCCAGATACAACAGGACGTTGGGACGCAGCACGGACATTTGGCAGCATTCTGATTCAGGTAAGGTAAGTGGGATCAGCACAAAGGTGGATTTGAATATAGCCTATAGGGATTTTACAAATACCATAAATACTTTTAGAACACACGAATCCCGTGCATTGAAAACTGAAACAATCACAACTTATACTGTTACAAAAGGCGACACACTTAGCTTCATTGCAAAAAAACATAAAACAACGGTAAAATCGCTTGTCAGTCTAAACGGAATTAAAGACCCAGACAAAATTTATATCGGTCAAAAATTAAGGTTGAAATGA
- a CDS encoding LuxR C-terminal-related transcriptional regulator, protein MAHPFHAYEEITLQQFILFIKSHNKQIQENINIYLNLEPFILEPERKMIQTLLESFLLFLSAPKIDDIKDTYEEHLDSWLQLHLPLLNDNHFSMFRLIFEKSIVTLMVNLKHAQTLSILMFLLSIFSHLIHSYNKGRGDESEQNPKSENAELKRLQLLDQLNELLINSAGFKDFAFILKKCEEFFNYKRCVFYAYIPWSNQFYGTIGLELPKVQSMRGQLSSRQTMVFNSKKPVFIKNPHNYIKEEHIQLFNLSSVIFVPIVHNQQVFGWLTFDQLGEEFNYSIDELTLLEQVGKRLGLYLSRTDDEVSIGTDIQLTERESMILNLLAEGYNNKKMAELLQLSEHTVRDYVSSLMTKFKAKNRTQAVVYGFRLGLLK, encoded by the coding sequence ATGGCTCATCCCTTTCATGCATATGAAGAAATAACATTGCAGCAATTCATATTATTCATTAAAAGCCATAACAAACAGATTCAAGAAAATATCAATATTTATTTGAATCTAGAACCCTTCATATTGGAACCTGAACGAAAGATGATACAAACATTACTGGAATCATTTTTGCTTTTTTTATCCGCTCCAAAAATCGACGACATAAAAGACACATACGAAGAGCACTTGGATTCTTGGCTGCAATTACATTTACCCCTTTTAAATGATAATCATTTCAGCATGTTCCGATTAATCTTTGAAAAGTCGATTGTTACCTTAATGGTAAACCTGAAACATGCCCAAACACTTTCCATTCTTATGTTCCTATTATCCATTTTCTCTCATCTCATCCATAGCTATAACAAGGGGAGGGGCGACGAATCAGAGCAAAATCCCAAAAGTGAGAATGCAGAACTTAAAAGACTTCAACTGCTGGACCAATTAAATGAACTTCTAATTAACTCAGCAGGATTTAAGGATTTTGCTTTTATCCTAAAAAAATGTGAAGAGTTCTTTAACTATAAAAGATGTGTTTTTTATGCATATATACCTTGGTCCAATCAGTTTTACGGCACCATTGGATTGGAGCTGCCAAAAGTTCAAAGCATGAGGGGGCAGCTCAGCTCCAGGCAAACCATGGTATTCAATTCAAAAAAGCCGGTATTTATAAAGAATCCCCATAATTACATTAAAGAGGAACATATACAGCTATTTAATCTTTCATCTGTCATTTTTGTACCGATTGTTCATAACCAGCAAGTGTTCGGCTGGCTGACCTTTGATCAATTAGGGGAGGAATTCAATTATTCAATAGATGAACTGACTTTACTTGAACAGGTCGGAAAAAGGCTCGGATTATATTTATCAAGAACGGATGATGAGGTATCAATTGGTACCGACATACAATTGACGGAACGTGAATCCATGATTTTAAATTTGCTGGCGGAGGGCTATAACAATAAAAAAATGGCCGAATTATTGCAATTAAGCGAGCATACCGTTAGAGATTATGTAAGCAGTTTAATGACAAAGTTTAAAGCTAAAAACCGTACACAGGCAGTAGTTTATGGGTTTCGGTTAGGTCTATTGAAATAA
- a CDS encoding amidohydrolase: MIKIDLLFKNANVLTLDNRNRRARSIAVSDGKIVGIWDECEPPKSAVEITASTDVVDLKGSTLIPGFIDTHNHILMYGLTMGQVNCGTPPNQSIKDILEVIGAKAKETPDGEWIRGYGYDDTLLYEKRHVTRSDLDKVSPNNPVVITHTSGHLSAVNSLTLQCAGLTDDVSDPQGGYYGRDENGRLNGVIYEPAAMAPINNHIPQMTIGQQVDMIGKASKDYVAQGITTNTDAAVGFNNLEDLEVHLKAAEQKINPMRTRLMIMHQQLREGQPFGGYSPAQLDLELRERSGGRVKLDSAKMFQDGSIQGLTGALRLPYYQNQDVYGDLIHHQEAFNEEVLDLHRRGFRITTHGNGDRAIGSILAAYEYALSISPRTEHRHRIEHVQTATTEDIMKMRELDVAGSFFINHVYYWGDRHKQIFLGPERGRRISPLAEAVAHNLLFTLHSDCPITPISPLFSVWAAVNRITREGHVLGPEQRIDVETALKSMTIFGAKLNFDESRSGSIEIGKQADFTILETDPTAVHPEEIRDIAILATFIDGNPVYGQEKVKTT; encoded by the coding sequence ATGATAAAAATCGATCTTTTATTTAAAAATGCAAATGTGCTGACTCTAGATAACAGGAATCGTCGGGCTAGGTCAATTGCTGTTTCAGATGGGAAAATTGTCGGGATTTGGGATGAGTGTGAGCCACCTAAAAGTGCAGTGGAGATTACAGCAAGTACTGATGTTGTAGATTTAAAGGGATCCACCCTAATACCAGGCTTTATCGATACTCATAACCATATTTTAATGTATGGATTAACGATGGGACAGGTGAACTGCGGTACTCCGCCCAATCAATCCATAAAAGATATTTTAGAGGTAATTGGTGCAAAAGCAAAAGAAACTCCCGATGGCGAATGGATAAGGGGATATGGCTATGATGATACGCTTTTGTATGAAAAGCGCCATGTTACACGGAGTGATTTAGATAAGGTTTCGCCAAATAACCCTGTAGTCATCACACACACTTCAGGGCACTTATCCGCAGTAAATTCGCTAACTTTGCAATGCGCAGGTTTGACTGATGATGTTTCAGATCCCCAGGGCGGATATTATGGACGGGATGAGAACGGAAGGCTGAATGGGGTAATCTATGAACCAGCGGCAATGGCACCAATAAATAATCACATACCGCAAATGACAATTGGGCAACAGGTTGACATGATAGGAAAGGCTTCAAAGGATTATGTCGCTCAAGGAATTACCACGAATACAGATGCTGCAGTTGGATTTAATAATTTGGAAGATTTAGAGGTTCATCTAAAAGCGGCTGAACAAAAAATTAATCCGATGCGAACGAGACTGATGATCATGCATCAGCAGCTTCGTGAAGGACAGCCATTCGGAGGTTATTCTCCAGCTCAACTGGACCTGGAACTCAGGGAAAGGTCTGGGGGACGGGTTAAATTAGATAGCGCAAAAATGTTTCAGGACGGCTCCATCCAAGGATTAACAGGAGCTTTACGTCTTCCATATTATCAAAATCAAGATGTATATGGAGATCTCATTCATCATCAGGAAGCATTTAATGAAGAAGTCTTAGACCTGCACAGACGAGGGTTTAGAATCACGACGCATGGAAACGGGGATCGAGCGATCGGCTCGATATTAGCGGCCTATGAATATGCTTTATCCATTAGCCCTCGTACAGAGCATCGTCATAGAATCGAACATGTCCAAACCGCAACCACCGAGGACATCATGAAGATGAGGGAACTTGATGTAGCCGGGTCCTTCTTCATCAATCATGTATATTATTGGGGGGACAGGCATAAACAAATTTTCCTGGGTCCGGAGCGTGGAAGGCGTATAAGTCCGTTAGCTGAAGCTGTTGCACACAATTTATTGTTCACCCTGCATTCCGATTGTCCAATTACCCCAATCTCACCCCTATTTTCCGTATGGGCTGCAGTTAATAGAATAACGAGAGAAGGTCATGTTTTAGGCCCAGAACAGCGCATTGATGTGGAAACAGCTTTAAAGTCGATGACTATTTTTGGCGCAAAACTAAATTTTGATGAGTCACGATCAGGCAGCATAGAAATTGGAAAACAAGCAGACTTTACCATTCTCGAGACTGACCCTACAGCTGTTCATCCAGAAGAAATTAGGGACATAGCAATTCTGGCCACCTTCATAGATGGAAACCCAGTATATGGACAAGAAAAGGTAAAGACTACTTAA
- a CDS encoding TerC family protein, translated as MELSLLLEYGWVLIILIFLEGLLSADNALVLAIMSKHLPKEQQKKAINIGLLLAFIFRIGAIFIISYLFHVWQVQAIGAAYLIFISLKHLLKRDHGDKEKKGKSYRMTVAQIALADIAFAIDSILAAVALVIALPDTPMGDIGGMDGAKFIVILLGAIAGLIVIRFAAGYFVKILTERPSLETAAMLIVGWVGVKLLMHTLAHPAVHIISHDFVEGPIWNIIFWSVMLLIAIGGWFLSGKTEKKSEVE; from the coding sequence ATGGAACTATCGTTATTATTGGAATATGGCTGGGTGTTAATTATTCTAATTTTTTTAGAAGGTTTATTATCTGCTGATAATGCATTGGTTTTAGCTATCATGTCAAAGCATTTACCAAAAGAACAGCAAAAAAAAGCGATAAATATTGGGTTGCTTTTGGCTTTTATATTTAGGATTGGTGCAATCTTCATCATTTCGTACCTTTTCCATGTTTGGCAAGTTCAAGCAATTGGGGCTGCGTATTTGATATTCATTTCATTAAAGCATTTACTAAAAAGGGACCACGGTGACAAAGAAAAAAAAGGGAAAAGCTACCGTATGACCGTTGCGCAAATTGCATTAGCTGATATTGCTTTTGCTATTGATTCCATTTTAGCTGCAGTCGCTCTTGTCATTGCCTTGCCAGATACACCAATGGGTGATATAGGAGGTATGGATGGGGCTAAATTCATTGTTATTTTATTAGGTGCAATTGCAGGTTTAATCGTCATCCGGTTTGCTGCAGGATACTTCGTTAAGATCCTGACGGAGCGGCCTAGCCTCGAAACGGCAGCCATGTTAATCGTTGGTTGGGTAGGGGTTAAGTTATTAATGCATACCCTTGCGCATCCAGCCGTGCACATTATCTCTCACGATTTTGTTGAAGGACCGATTTGGAATATAATCTTTTGGTCAGTCATGCTTCTTATCGCTATCGGCGGATGGTTTTTATCTGGAAAAACAGAGAAAAAAAGTGAAGTTGAATAA